One window from the genome of Macaca fascicularis isolate 582-1 chromosome 7, T2T-MFA8v1.1 encodes:
- the OTUB2 gene encoding ubiquitin thioesterase OTUB2, whose product MSETSFNLISEKCDILSILRDHPENRIYRRKIEELSKRFTAIRKTKGDGNCFYRALGYSYLESLLGKSREIFKFKERVLQTPNDLLAAGFEEHKFRNFFNAFYSVVELVEKDGSVSSLLKVFNDQSASDHIVQFLRLLTSAFIRNRADFFRHFIDEEMDIKDFCTHEVEPMATECDHIQITALSQALSIALQVEYVDEMDTALNHHVFPEAATPSVYLLYKTSHYNILYAADKH is encoded by the exons AGTGAAACATCTTTCAACCTAATATCAGAAAAATGTGACATTCTATCCATTCTTCGGGACCATCCTGAAAACAGGATTTACCGGAGGAAAATCGAG GAACTCAGCAAAAGGTTCACCGCCATCCGCAAGACCAAAGGGGATGGGAACTGCTTCTACAGGGCCTTGGGCTATTCCTACCTGGAGTCCTTGCTGGGGAAGAGCAGGGAGATCTTCAA GTTCAAAGAACGTGTACTGCAGACCCCAAATGACCTTCTGGCTGCTGGCTTTGAGGAGCACAAGTTCAGAAACTTCTTCAATGCT TTTTACAGTGTGGTGGAACTGGTAGAGAAAGACGGCTCAGTGTCCAGCCTGCTGAAGGTGTTCAACGACCAGAGTGCCTCAGACCACATCGTGCAGTTCCTGCGCCTGCTCACATCGGCCTTCATCAGAAACCGAGCAGACTTCTTCCGGCACTTCATTGATGAGGAGATGGACATCAAAGACTTCTGCACTCAT GAAGTGGAGCCCATGGCCACAGAGTGTGACCACATCCAGATCACGGCATTGTCCCAGGCCCTGAGCATCGCCCTGCAGGTGGAGTACGTGGACGAGATGGATACCGCCCTGAACCACCACGTGTTCCCTGAGGCCGCCACCCCTTCCGTTTACCTGCTCTATAAAACATCCCACTACAACATCCTTTATGCAGCCGATAAACATTGA